The window AGGGTGCCCAGCGTGTGCGGGGTGAGCGCCGGCAGGACCATGACCGTACTCGGCCGGTTGCCGGGGCAGCGGGCGTGCGGGTTATCGAGCGAAGCCGCGCCGGTGAGCAGCGCCTCGGCCTGCGCCAGGCACTGCGCTACCAGGCGCTGGCGATGGCCGGGCAGGTCCAGGTCCGGTTGGGCACAGACCAGGAATTCCGTCGGGATGGTGGCCGGACCCTGGTGCAGTAGCTGGTAGAACGTGTGTTCGCCGTCGTTGCCATTACCACCCCAGATGACCGGGCAGGTGGCCTCGCGCAGCGGCTGGCCAGCCCGGTCCACGCCCTTGCCGTTGCTCTCCATCATCAGTTGCTGGACGTAGGTCGGCAACAGACGCAGGCCCTGGTCGTAGGGCAACACCGCGCGACTGCCAAAGCCCCAGAAACTCGCGTACCAGACATCCAGCAGGCCCAGCAGCAGCGGCAGGTTCCGCGCCGGTTCGGCGCTCGAAAAATGCTCATCCATGGCCGCGGCGCCCGCGAGCAGGCCGGCGAAGTTGTCGGCGCCCAGGGCAATGGCGGCAGGCAGGCCGATGGCCGACCACAGCGAATAGCGCCCGCCTACCCACTCGGGGAAGGTGATGATGCTGTCTGGCGCGAAGCCCAGCGCCTGCGCCTTGCCCGGATTGGCGGTAACAGCCACGAAGTGCCGACTGGCCGCATCAAGGCCCAGGCGGGCCGCCAGGTGAGCGCGCGCGGCCTGGTAGTTGTACAGCGTCTCGGTGGTGCCGAAGCTCTTGGACGAGACCAGAAACAAGGTACTGGCGGCGTCGCAATCGGCCAGTAACCGGCGCAGGGGCGCCGGATCGACGGTCGACACAAAGTCCACGCGCAGCTGGGACGAGGAAAACGTGTGCAGGGCTTCGAGCGCCAGCGCCGGGCCCCAGTAGGAGCCGCCGATGCCCAGGTTCACGACCCGCGTGAAGCGCTGCCCGCTGGCACCCGTGCGCCGGCCCTCGCGCACGGCGCTGGCAAGCT of the Immundisolibacter sp. genome contains:
- the pgi gene encoding glucose-6-phosphate isomerase — translated: MSTSDMQAQWQAVAAHQARLADCRMLDLFADDPGRAARYSLDVADLHVDFSKHLLDDAALHGLLALAQAAELPRWRDALFAGDAINNTEGRPALHTALRDRSATPLWVDGVDIKPTVAAMHRQVAELASAVREGRRTGASGQRFTRVVNLGIGGSYWGPALALEALHTFSSSQLRVDFVSTVDPAPLRRLLADCDAASTLFLVSSKSFGTTETLYNYQAARAHLAARLGLDAASRHFVAVTANPGKAQALGFAPDSIITFPEWVGGRYSLWSAIGLPAAIALGADNFAGLLAGAAAMDEHFSSAEPARNLPLLLGLLDVWYASFWGFGSRAVLPYDQGLRLLPTYVQQLMMESNGKGVDRAGQPLREATCPVIWGGNGNDGEHTFYQLLHQGPATIPTEFLVCAQPDLDLPGHRQRLVAQCLAQAEALLTGAASLDNPHARCPGNRPSTVMVLPALTPHTLGTLLACHEHRTFTSAMLWRINPFDQFGVELGKRLAGTLERELGGETVPGVAHDASTAALFDYCRSRLGG